In one Nicotiana tomentosiformis chromosome 6, ASM39032v3, whole genome shotgun sequence genomic region, the following are encoded:
- the LOC138893904 gene encoding uncharacterized protein, with the protein MPMGDSIVVDRVYRSCLPVVGGFRTRVDLLLLNMVDFDVILGMDWLSPYHAILNAKTVTLFMPGFPRLEWRGTLDHIPSRVVSFIKAQRMVEKGCEAYLAFVRDVSVDTPTVESVPAVRDFPDVFPVDLMGMPLDTNIDFSIDLLPSTHPIYIPPYRIAPPEFKELNEQL; encoded by the coding sequence atgcctatgggagattctattgttgtggaccgtgtgtatcggtcatgtttaccTGTTGTTGGTGGTTTTaggaccagagttgatctattgttactcaatatggtagactttgatgtgatcttgggcatggactggttgtctccctatcacgctattctaaatgccaagactgtgacattgttTATGCCCGGATTcccacggttagagtggaggggtacattggatcatattcctagtagggttgtgtcCTTCATTAAGGcacagcgaatggttgagaaggggtgtgaggcatatttagcctttgtgagggatgtgagtgttgatactcctaccgttgagtcagttccggcaGTGAGAGATttccctgatgtatttccagtagACCTTATGGGCATGCCGCTCGATACAAATATCGATTttagtattgacttgttgccgaGCACTCATCCCATTTACATTCCACCCTACCGTATAGCACCACCCGAGTTCAAGGAGTTAAATGAACAGTTGTAG